A part of Cannabis sativa cultivar Pink pepper isolate KNU-18-1 chromosome 6, ASM2916894v1, whole genome shotgun sequence genomic DNA contains:
- the LOC133038691 gene encoding uncharacterized protein LOC133038691 produces the protein MVKTRSSISPSHSVKVAADKKKMENVSDDGDRDDSDRSGGSGGSSDGSRGSALQKRKRVVDKVKKEDVRNVKKMKQVAEDLPEDYDSEDLEVEVRNDLKEWDLYFKPGEKIQGKVMLFPNQDNIVVKNINSKLTKDQRKLFRDTCFGYFLDSHPVGFQSQLVHNALHREVYQKNEKEMWFKFDDYMLNYNVGAITITKVYSVLYFLKYLVLISLLSVMITTGKLSD, from the exons ATGGTTAAAACTCGTTCCTCAATTTCTCCTTCGCATTCTGTAAAGGTAGCTGCTGATAAGAAGAAAATGGAAAATGTCTCCGATGATGGAGATCGTGATGATTCTGATCGTTCTGGTGGTTCTGGTGGATCATCGGATGGTAGCCGTGGCTCGGCATtgcaaaagagaaaaagagttgTTGATAAAGTGAAGAAAGAAGATGTTCGAAATGTGAAAAAGATGAAGCAAGTTGCTGAAGATTTGCCTGAGGATTATGATAGTGAAGACTTGGAGGTTGAAGTTCGTAATGATTTGAag GAATGGGATTTATATTTCAAGCCTGGTGAAAAGATTCAGGGAAAAGTGATGTTATTCCCTAATCAGGATAACATTGTTGTCAAAAATATTAATTCCAAGTTGACTAAAGATCAACGTAAGTTGTTTCGTGATACTTGTTTTGGTTATTTTTTGGATAGCCATCCTGTTGGTTTTCAGTCTCAATTAGTTCATAATGCCTTACATAGGGAGGTATAtcagaaaaatgaaaaagaaatgtgGTTTAAGTTTG ATGACTATATGTTGAACTATAATGTTGGAGCGATTACAATTACGAAGGTTTATAGTGTACTGTATTTTTTAAAGTACTTAGTATTGATTAGTTTACTATCAGTTATGATTACAACTGGTAAACTATCTGATTAG
- the LOC133038983 gene encoding receptor-like protein 9DC1, producing the protein MGLFPFLYSLIFILFFLTSSSSSSSSSPLCHPHETSALLHFKNSFSNINGTTYCYDYYDVEIVNPNTTISWDIKSKDCCRWSGVTCDDVTGHVIHLDLKCSGLQGFLHSNNALFSLSHLQSLILSYNNFSHSKISSEFGKFSNMVHLDLSFSNFSGKVPLQLSYLSNLLTLDLSSRQYSYEVLSLETNSWKRTVANLTNLRELFLSQVHMSSTSPDSFMNLSTSLTSLDLSYSDLQGKLPENVLSLPNLQQLDLTNNWNLTASFPQYNQSSPLKVLKLSKSGVMIDPYLCRKFKYLQVISLSQSHFNSVQLSPTFLDNCTQITSLDLSGNSLGGFFPCSSILNQQQLTHLDLSWNNFIGEIPEICSKSTKNPFSCISSKHHLVGSPPLHLTSLSLFP; encoded by the coding sequence atgggTCTGTTTCCATTCCTCTACTCTCTAATCTTCATTCTCTTCTTTcttacttcttcttcttcttcttcttcttcttctccattGTGCCATCCCCATGAAACCTCTGCTTTGCTCCACTTTAAAAACTCTTTCTCCAACATCAATGGCACTACCTACTGTTATGATTATTATGATGTTGAAATTGTTAATCCTAATACTACAATTTCATGGGATATAAAGAGCAAGGATTGTTGCAGATGGAGTGGTGTCACGTGCGATGACGTCACAGGCCACGTCATACATCTTGACCTCAAATGCAGTGGGCTTCAAGGCTTTCTTCACTCCAACAAcgctctcttctctctctctcatctccAATCTCTTATTCTCTCTTACAATAATTTTTCTCATTCCAAAATTTCATCTGAATTTGGTAAGTTTTCAAATATGGTTCACCTTGACCTTTCTTTCTCTAATTTCAGTGGCAAAGTCCCTCTCCAATTGTCTTACTTGTCCAACTTGCTTACACTTGACTTGAGTAGTAGACAGTATTCTTATGAAGTTTTGAGTTTGGAAACAAATAGCTGGAAAAGAACTGTTGCAAATCTAACAAATCTCAGAGAGTTGTTTCTTAGCCAAGTCCATATGTCTTCTACTTCACCTGATTCCTTTATGAATCTCTCAACTTCTTTGACATCTCTTGATCTTAGTTATAGTGATTTGCAGGGGAAACTTCCAGAAAATGTTCTCAGTTTGCCAAACCTTCAACAACTCGATTTGACTAACAATTGGAATCTCACTGCTTCTTTTCCACAATATAACCAAAGCAGCCCACTTAAGGTGTTGAAGCTTTCTAAATCTGGAGTCATGATAGATCCTTACCTTTGTAGAAAGTTCAAGTATTTACAAGTTATATCTCTTTCTCAATCCCATTTCAATTCCGTACAACTATCACCCACATTTCTTGACAATTGCACACAAATCACCTCCTTAGACCTTTCTGGTAATAGTTTAGGTGGTTTCTTCCCATGTTCATCCATTTTAAATCAACAGCAACTAACCCATTTAGATCTTTCTTGGAATAATTTCATAGGTGAAATTCCAGAAATTTGTAGTAAGTCAACAAAAAATCCATTCTCGTGTATCTCTTCAAAACATCACTTAGTGGGTTCTCCTCCATTGCATTTAACATCCCTGTCTTTATTCCCTTAG
- the LOC133038692 gene encoding receptor like protein 22-like, whose translation MSLHLYDNNFQGFFPTSIFQQVNLSDLNLFSNNMSGVVQLDQFLKLKKLKYLNLSNNSFSFVSNNYNNDTFPNTLSFLYLSSCGISEFPYFLRSLQNLEFLDLSNNQIEGSVPQWLWNVGKDSLDYLDISHNSLTQIDQIPWKTLRYINLAFNRLQGHLPILPPTTNFISISNNSFVGEISPSICNITLLQLLDLSNNKLSGNIPPCLGNSSHLQVLDLTKNKFDGIIPPAFAKENRLRVLNVNENQLEGSLPKSLVNCKELELLDIGNNNINGSFPRWLESLPKLQVLILRSNRFQGPIGNPKVRHPFQNLRIVDFSGNQFTGHLPHKYFNNFVGMMDAYSDGLNYMEAFHNLMSYYDISSLTIKGNYVELPKIQSMIITIDFSRNNFTGEIPKVIGKLNSLKGLNFSHNKLVGNIPSSLGNLSNLEGLDLSSNELDGMIPTQLATNLNQLGFLNLSVNKLEGPIPHGPQFDTFKEDSYSGNSGLCGFPLKSCNEDKTSSPTSQQEEEEDHARLFDWKIVLMGYASGMVIGISLGYILLSDKIIDGLVETVNGEQWHHLVKRSKRNARQNRRIGRRH comes from the coding sequence ATGTCTCTTCATTTATATGATAATAACTTCCAAGGCTTCTTTCCAACGTCAATTTTTCAGCAAGTCAATCTTTCTGATTTGAATCTTTTCTCAAATAATATGAGTGGTGTCGTGCAATTAGaccaatttttaaaactgaaaaagCTCAAATATCTTAATCTTTCTAATAATAGTTTTTCATTTGTatctaataattataataatgatacTTTTCCCAATACTCTttctttcttgtatttgtcTTCATGTGGTATAAGTGAGTTCCCCTACTTCCTAAGAAGCTTGCAAAATTTAGAATTCTTGGATCTCTCCAACAATCAAATTGAAGGCAGTGTTCCCCAATGGTTATGGAATGTGGGTAAGGATTCATTGGATTACCTAGATATTTCTCACAACTCTTTGACACAAATAGATCAGATTCCATGGAAGACTCTACGATACATTAATCTCGCCTTCAACCGACTTCAAGGTCATCTTCCAATCCTACCACCTActacaaattttatttcaatctcaAACAATTCATTTGTTGGGGAAATATCACCATCCATTTGCAATATCACTTTGCTCCAACTCCTTGATTTGTCCAATAACAAATTGAGTGGGAACATTCCTCCATGCCTAGGAAATTCAAGCCATCTCCAAGTGCTAGATTTGACGAAGAATAAGTTTGATGGAATCATTCCTCCAGCTTTTGCCAAGGAAAACAGGCTAAGGGTTTTGAATGTTAATGAAAATCAATTGGAAGGATCATTGCCAAAATCATTGGTCAACTGTAAGGAGTTGGAACTTTTAGATATTGGAAACAACAACATAAATGGATCATTTCCCAGGTGGTTGGAATCTCTTCCAAAGCTTCAAGTTCTTATCTTGAGATCTAATAGATTTCAAGGTCCAATAGGCAATCCCAAGGTCAGACATCCCTTTCAAAATTTGAGAATCGTGGATTTTAGTGGCAATCAATTCACTGGCCATTTGCcacataaatattttaataattttgtggGAATGATGGATGCTTATTCTGATGGGTTGAACTACATGGAGGCATTTCACAATTTGATGAGCTATTATGATATCAGTTCATTGACAATAAAAGGAAATTATGTTGAGTTACCAAAAATCCAATCTATGATTATAACCATTGACTTCTCAAGAAACAACTTCACAGGAGAGATTCCAAAGGTGATTGGTAAGCTCAACTCACTCAAAGGCCTCAATTTTTCTCATAACAAGCTTGTTGGTAATATCCCTTCATCATTGGGAAATTTGAGCAATCTGGAAGGGTTAGATCTCTCCTCCAACGAGCTTGATGGAATGATTCCAACACAATTGGCTACAAATCTGAATCAACTCGGATTTTTAAATCTTTCGGTGAACAAATTGGAGGGACCAATTCCTCATGGCCCACAATTCGATACATTCAAAGAAGATTCATATAGTGGGAATTCGGGCTTATGTGGATTTCCACTTAAATCATGCAACGAGGACAAAACATCATCACCAACCTCTCAACAAGAAGAGGAGGAGGACCATGCGAGATTATTTGATTGGAAAATTGTGTTGATGGGATATGCAAGTGGAATGGTTATTGGAATTTCATTGGGATACATACTCCTTTCCGATAAAATCATTGATGGTTTGGTCGAAACTGTGAACGGAGAACAATGGCATCATTTGGTGAAAAGATCAAAGCGGAATGCTCGTCAAAATCGTAGAATTGGAAGAAGACATTAG
- the LOC133038984 gene encoding receptor-like protein 9DC3 has product MGHNMSESKNHNIRTKMIPKVIGKLNSLKGLNFSHNKLVGKSKWLDLSSNELNGMIPWQLAANLNQLEFLNLSVNKWVGPIPHGPQFNTFNEDSYNENSGLCGFPLISKSCNEVKTSSSTTFHQEEKGLFNWKIVLMGYGSGMVIGISVGYMVITDTIIDGLIETVKGEQYWFCLAKRSKRNARQNGRIRRRH; this is encoded by the coding sequence ATGGGACACAATATGAGTGAAAGTAAGAATCACAATATAAGAACTAAGATGATTCCAAAGGTGATTGGTAAGCTCAACTCACTCAAAGGCCTCAATTTTTCTCATAACAAGCTTGTTGGTAAATCTAAATGGTTAGATCTCTCCTCAAATGAGCTTAACGGAATGATTCCATGGCAATTGGCTGCAAATCTAAATCAGCTTGAATTTTTAAACCTTTCAGTGAACAAATGGGTGGGGCCAATACCTCACGGCCCACAATTCAATACATTCAATGAAGATTCATATAATGAAAATTCGGGCTTATGTGGATTTCCACTAATCTCTAAATCATGCAACGAAGTCAAAACATCATCATCAACTACTTTTCACCAAGAAGAGAAGGGATTATTTAATTGGAAAATTGTGTTGATGGGATATGGAAGCGGAATGGTTATCGGTATTTCAGTGGGATACATGGTGATTACAGATACAATCATTGATGGGTTAATTGAAACGGTGAAAGGAGAACAGTACTGGTTTTGTTTGGCAAAAAGATCAAAGCGGAATGCTCGTCAAAATGGTAGAATTCGAAGAAGACAttag